The proteins below are encoded in one region of uncultured Eubacteriales bacterium:
- a CDS encoding conserved exported hypothetical protein (Evidence 4 : Homologs of previously reported genes of unknown function), translated as MKKVLSCLLAVLLLSLPLSACGRQAPSTGGQAQQTSGPAPSGNDKKISIVATTFPQYDWVRQILGEEGKDVELTLLLDDGVDLHSYQPTMEDIAKISNCDMFLYVGGESDAWVDDALASATNKDMIVISLLEVLGDQAKEEEIVEGMEHTHEHGHEEILPQDIHDRSLSDWKGSWTTIEKTLESGELDDYIADQALENGVDFDAQKSVYAQRWKSNFAALTIADTSIDFGSASADYKYIGYKLVESDQGDSVWYGFEAENTVGDAPRYVAFSDHGAGETHDHEDDHDELAHYHMRYGNESFEALTAAEDWSPTFFSSDAEGSEISEAMAGHGHDDEGELDEHVWLSLKNAQAICTYLSGKLGSLDSQNSAAYTANAKAYNAELAGLDAAYQSAVDAAPCNVLLFGDRFPFRYLVDDYGLEYYAAFSGCSAETEASFETIVFLANKANELKLHDLMVIETSDQSIAKTIIENTQDKNQGILVMDSMQSVTAKDVSSGTTYLSVMENNLAVLKQALA; from the coding sequence ATGAAAAAAGTATTATCCTGCCTGCTGGCAGTGCTCCTGCTTAGTTTGCCCTTATCCGCCTGCGGAAGGCAAGCGCCGTCAACCGGAGGCCAGGCGCAGCAGACAAGCGGCCCGGCCCCCAGTGGAAATGACAAAAAAATCAGTATTGTAGCCACTACATTCCCCCAGTATGACTGGGTGAGGCAGATCCTTGGAGAAGAGGGGAAAGATGTGGAGCTCACGCTGCTTTTAGATGACGGCGTTGATCTGCACAGCTATCAGCCTACCATGGAGGACATTGCCAAGATATCGAACTGTGATATGTTCCTTTATGTGGGCGGCGAGTCAGACGCATGGGTAGACGACGCGCTGGCGAGTGCAACAAACAAGGATATGATAGTCATAAGCCTCCTGGAGGTTTTGGGCGATCAAGCAAAAGAAGAAGAAATTGTCGAGGGCATGGAGCACACCCATGAGCACGGCCATGAAGAAATATTGCCCCAGGATATCCACGACCGGTCGCTTTCCGATTGGAAAGGCAGCTGGACTACCATTGAAAAAACACTTGAGAGCGGAGAATTAGACGATTATATAGCCGACCAGGCCTTGGAAAACGGTGTGGACTTTGACGCACAAAAGTCTGTATATGCCCAGCGGTGGAAGTCTAATTTTGCAGCCCTTACGATTGCCGATACGTCCATCGACTTCGGCAGCGCTTCAGCGGACTATAAGTATATCGGATATAAGCTTGTGGAGAGTGACCAAGGCGACTCGGTCTGGTATGGGTTTGAAGCAGAAAACACCGTGGGAGACGCACCGCGCTATGTCGCTTTTTCTGATCACGGGGCCGGAGAGACGCACGATCACGAGGACGATCATGACGAGCTTGCTCATTATCACATGCGGTACGGAAACGAAAGCTTTGAGGCGCTGACTGCAGCAGAGGATTGGTCGCCTACCTTCTTTTCCTCTGACGCAGAGGGAAGTGAAATTTCCGAGGCGATGGCCGGACATGGCCACGATGACGAAGGGGAGCTGGATGAGCATGTTTGGCTTTCACTGAAGAACGCCCAAGCCATCTGCACCTACCTTTCAGGAAAGCTGGGCAGTCTTGATTCGCAAAACTCGGCTGCCTATACGGCAAATGCCAAGGCGTACAACGCCGAGCTCGCGGGACTGGACGCCGCCTATCAAAGCGCGGTAGATGCCGCTCCCTGCAATGTCCTGCTGTTTGGAGACCGTTTCCCATTCCGCTATCTGGTGGATGATTATGGGCTTGAGTACTACGCAGCGTTTTCGGGCTGCTCTGCCGAAACGGAAGCGAGCTTTGAAACGATCGTTTTTCTCGCAAATAAAGCCAATGAGCTTAAGCTGCATGACCTTATGGTCATTGAAACCTCAGATCAGTCCATTGCTAAGACGATTATTGAAAATACACAGGATAAAAACCAGGGCATTCTCGTGATGGATTCCATGCAGTCGGTAACGGCAAAGGATGTTTCTTCCGGGACAACCTATCTTTCCGTTATGGAAAACAATCTTGCCGTGCTGAAACAGGCGCTGGCGTAA
- a CDS encoding conserved exported hypothetical protein (Evidence 4 : Homologs of previously reported genes of unknown function), which produces MKKRILALLACLLLCVSMAASLAFVAIESEHNCIGEGCQICTELQQCKSLLQNFACALAALAFFSCAVYGTVYILRKIERESRAETPVTLKVKLLI; this is translated from the coding sequence ATGAAGAAACGGATACTTGCATTGTTGGCGTGTCTTTTGCTATGTGTCTCCATGGCGGCCTCCCTCGCTTTTGTGGCGATAGAATCAGAGCACAACTGTATTGGTGAAGGATGCCAAATTTGTACCGAGCTGCAGCAGTGCAAATCCCTGCTCCAGAATTTCGCGTGCGCGCTTGCCGCGCTCGCTTTCTTTTCATGTGCGGTGTATGGAACCGTATATATTTTACGCAAAATTGAAAGGGAGAGCAGAGCTGAAACACCGGTGACGCTAAAAGTGAAACTTCTGATTTAA
- a CDS encoding Transcriptional regulator, Fur family, producing the protein MREYLTEQRKRLVAFFQENYDRQLTVEEISQVIDGISVSAIYRNINHLVSEGAVRRFQQEGSRKFLYQYIGNGDCISHLHLKCDKCGNIFHMDTKVVEAIVKLVNENGNFYLDRSKTVLFGLCASCK; encoded by the coding sequence TTGAGAGAATATCTGACAGAGCAAAGAAAACGCCTCGTTGCCTTTTTTCAAGAGAACTATGACCGGCAGCTTACGGTGGAAGAAATTTCGCAGGTGATAGACGGGATCAGCGTCAGTGCAATTTACCGCAATATCAACCATCTGGTTTCGGAAGGTGCCGTCAGACGGTTTCAGCAGGAGGGAAGCCGAAAGTTCCTATACCAGTATATTGGAAATGGAGATTGCATCAGCCATCTCCATTTAAAATGTGATAAATGCGGTAATATCTTTCATATGGATACCAAAGTGGTAGAAGCGATAGTAAAGCTAGTCAATGAGAACGGCAACTTTTATCTGGACAGGAGCAAAACGGTTCTATTCGGCCTGTGTGCATCATGCAAATAG
- a CDS encoding conserved hypothetical protein (Evidence 4 : Homologs of previously reported genes of unknown function) produces the protein MSESKMKNSKQNKKQDGKFHSKSIKHDPQAESARAIFGLNTTSDGDRKTDK, from the coding sequence ATGAGCGAAAGCAAGATGAAGAACAGCAAGCAAAATAAAAAGCAGGACGGAAAGTTCCATTCAAAAAGCATCAAACACGATCCTCAGGCAGAAAGCGCGCGTGCAATATTTGGCCTGAATACCACCTCTGATGGTGACCGGAAAACGGATAAATAG
- a CDS encoding putative small, acid-soluble spore protein tlp (Evidence 3 : Function proposed based on presence of conserved amino acid motif, structural feature or limited homology) — translation MNRDILIQQVKIEYARLAELASRGHITNQSYGGMLPEAYFEQTLEKAIRDISAGRYDDCSSGLQVVEQIANHKTKARRIQDTIESTLHNMEIAEELISTESDSKKKLQLDTENERRAEALPHMMRSLKEEQAQEALDADGPSVIGGRGNG, via the coding sequence ATGAATAGGGATATATTGATCCAACAGGTCAAAATCGAATATGCGCGTTTGGCAGAGCTTGCAAGCCGCGGACATATTACGAACCAGTCGTACGGCGGCATGCTGCCCGAAGCGTATTTTGAGCAAACTTTGGAAAAAGCAATCCGTGATATATCTGCCGGTAGGTACGACGATTGTAGTTCCGGTCTTCAGGTGGTAGAGCAAATTGCCAACCACAAGACAAAAGCACGGCGGATTCAAGATACGATTGAATCTACTTTGCATAATATGGAGATTGCCGAGGAATTGATTTCTACAGAGTCTGATAGCAAGAAAAAACTACAATTGGACACGGAAAACGAACGCAGAGCAGAAGCACTTCCTCATATGATGCGCAGCTTGAAAGAAGAGCAGGCTCAGGAAGCGCTGGATGCCGATGGCCCCAGTGTGATAGGAGGCCGCGGGAATGGATAA
- a CDS encoding putative small, acid-soluble spore protein tlp (Evidence 3 : Function proposed based on presence of conserved amino acid motif, structural feature or limited homology) — MDNNLSSVKKMHETQEREKIKKLQKKIDTTKYNIEVSKEIIADTPSDAQQEELIQRNMKRQHGISGIEKKIRNIKQELE; from the coding sequence ATGGATAACAACCTCTCCTCAGTAAAAAAAATGCACGAAACTCAGGAACGTGAGAAGATTAAAAAGCTTCAAAAGAAAATTGACACCACTAAATATAACATAGAGGTGTCAAAGGAAATCATTGCCGACACACCTTCGGATGCGCAGCAAGAAGAGCTTATTCAGAGAAATATGAAACGTCAGCACGGGATTTCAGGCATTGAAAAGAAAATCCGTAACATTAAACAAGAATTGGAGTAA
- a CDS encoding Small, acid-soluble spore protein tlp (fragment), translating to MVSGNALFKEIEQHLLLDQKPSLYLSGLSPALGEYPFRLLERLLDTPQSPQHHPEGNVWNHTLLVVDAAAEVKEKSSDPRAFMWAALLHDIGKPATTVHRKNKITSYDHDKLGAQLAKEFLCVFTADTEFVERVVNLVRYHMQILFVIQDLPFAEVAQMKRDIDIREVALLGLCDRLGRKGGNRRREHENIRIFLKKCGVQSGELLYDTIETQK from the coding sequence TTGGTAAGCGGCAATGCTTTGTTCAAGGAAATAGAGCAGCATCTGCTTCTTGATCAAAAGCCGTCTCTTTATTTATCAGGCCTTTCTCCTGCACTAGGTGAGTATCCATTTCGTCTGCTCGAACGGCTGCTGGATACCCCACAATCTCCTCAGCACCATCCTGAGGGTAATGTCTGGAACCACACTCTGTTAGTAGTAGATGCAGCTGCCGAAGTCAAGGAGAAAAGCAGTGATCCCCGCGCCTTCATGTGGGCTGCACTGCTGCATGATATCGGCAAGCCTGCTACAACCGTGCACAGAAAAAATAAAATCACATCCTATGACCATGATAAGCTTGGAGCTCAGCTCGCAAAGGAATTCCTATGTGTTTTTACTGCGGACACAGAGTTTGTTGAGCGGGTGGTCAACCTGGTGCGCTACCATATGCAGATTCTCTTTGTAATACAGGATCTGCCCTTTGCCGAAGTGGCTCAAATGAAACGGGACATAGACATTCGGGAAGTCGCATTACTGGGTCTTTGCGACAGGTTGGGCAGAAAAGGGGGTAATCGACGGCGTGAGCATGAAAACATCCGCATTTTTTTAAAAAAGTGCGGTGTGCAATCAGGAGAACTCCTGTATGATACCATAGAAACTCAAAAATAA
- a CDS encoding conserved membrane hypothetical protein (Evidence 4 : Homologs of previously reported genes of unknown function), producing MEKRNYGLFTAVAMITGIVIGSGIFFKSDNILVWTNGSIVDGVLVFVLAAIAIIFGSLSISQLATMTDKPGGIITYAEEFCSMPVGCAFGWFQSMAYLPSITAVVAWVGGIYTCILFQFPNTLENQILIGAGYILLLFFFNILSAKLGGYIQNGTTIIKLIPLFVIAIAGLIAGDPVQVITETPRSIGMTGLMSAIPPIAFSFDGWAISTAICHEIKDSKKNLPRALIISPILILIVYVLYFVGISTLVGPQRVAEMGDEHVNYAASLLFGSVGTKVILVFVLTSILGTVNGIILGSIRLPYAMGLRNMLPGADILKRENHKLGGMPVNSAICAFLFSIVWLVVHYVTQKYQLLPNSDVSEISIVTNYLGYIVLYVAVIRLARQGKIKSLWSGYVVPVCAIVGALIILMGGLQNPLFGMYMLLSLAVVGAALIYARVNKNRILLV from the coding sequence ATGGAAAAACGAAACTACGGTCTGTTTACAGCGGTTGCTATGATCACTGGAATTGTCATCGGCTCCGGCATTTTTTTCAAAAGCGACAACATATTAGTCTGGACCAACGGCAGTATCGTTGATGGCGTCCTCGTCTTTGTACTCGCAGCAATTGCAATTATTTTCGGATCCCTTTCCATTTCTCAGCTCGCCACCATGACCGACAAGCCGGGCGGTATTATCACCTACGCGGAGGAATTTTGCTCTATGCCGGTGGGCTGCGCTTTCGGATGGTTCCAATCCATGGCCTATCTGCCCAGCATTACAGCAGTGGTCGCTTGGGTAGGCGGTATCTATACCTGCATTCTCTTCCAGTTTCCCAATACGCTTGAAAACCAGATTCTGATCGGTGCAGGCTATATTCTCCTCCTTTTCTTTTTTAACATCTTGTCTGCAAAGCTCGGAGGATATATACAAAACGGTACCACTATAATCAAGCTGATTCCGCTTTTCGTCATTGCCATTGCGGGATTAATTGCGGGAGACCCTGTTCAGGTCATTACCGAGACCCCCCGCAGTATCGGCATGACAGGTCTCATGAGCGCCATCCCCCCGATCGCCTTTTCTTTTGACGGCTGGGCCATCTCCACCGCCATTTGCCATGAGATTAAGGACAGCAAGAAGAATCTGCCCCGAGCCCTTATCATCTCTCCCATTCTTATTTTGATTGTATATGTGCTCTATTTTGTGGGCATCAGCACCCTGGTCGGCCCCCAGAGAGTCGCCGAGATGGGTGATGAGCATGTCAACTATGCGGCCTCCCTGCTCTTTGGCAGCGTAGGCACCAAAGTTATACTTGTGTTTGTTCTCACCTCTATTCTAGGTACGGTAAACGGCATCATTCTGGGGTCCATTCGCCTGCCCTACGCAATGGGACTGCGCAATATGCTCCCCGGTGCTGATATTCTCAAGCGCGAGAACCATAAACTGGGCGGTATGCCTGTCAACTCGGCCATCTGCGCATTTCTATTTTCTATTGTCTGGCTGGTTGTGCACTATGTCACGCAAAAGTACCAACTGCTCCCCAACTCGGATGTCTCTGAAATCAGCATTGTCACAAATTATCTTGGCTATATCGTGCTCTATGTGGCAGTCATCCGCCTGGCCCGCCAGGGGAAAATCAAAAGCCTCTGGAGCGGATACGTTGTCCCTGTCTGCGCGATCGTGGGCGCCTTGATTATCCTGATGGGCGGCCTGCAAAACCCGCTGTTTGGCATGTATATGCTCCTCTCCCTGGCTGTGGTGGGTGCCGCCCTCATATATGCAAGGGTTAATAAAAATCGCATTCTATTGGTATGA
- a CDS encoding Resolvase domain protein, with amino-acid sequence MNTVSLRVAAYCRVSTDREDQANSLHSQQLYFSNYIQNHEDWQLSGIYADEGISGTSTRKREQFNRMIRNAQAGGIDLILTKEVSRFARNTVDALNYTRSLTQMGIGVIFINDNIDTRDNDGELRLTIMASIAQEESRKTSERVKWGQKRRMEAGVVFGNNTTYGFTTEDGKLSVKEEEAKVVRYIYSKFLNEGKGTHVIARELYEEGISPPRTATRKWSSVMVRRILRNEKYAGDLLQKKFVTVNYLTHQKVENRGREEQVFLKDHHEAIVERSMWETTQAELARRNAKRGEITKYSNRYWCSGKIRCSACGSRFVLRKKSRPNGDIYKLWGCHSRTEHGNWKRSEQGDYSGCNMRMVNDKSLTACVQFVLEQLDLDYDAIVTELAEDIRSVQAGQGETPDLKRLEEKLEKVRQKIVLVMDNYFSGIISKDEMLLMKERYNRDKGELEAKVQAGREAERIKSEQQLGFEETVMTIRAGLTSSEEVFAEVVEGVEVFDDYIEIKVQHLPMTFRLRYSTSGAREHYTTTIDSWEIV; translated from the coding sequence GTGAACACTGTGAGCTTACGGGTCGCGGCATACTGCCGTGTATCGACGGATCGGGAAGACCAGGCAAATTCGCTGCATAGCCAGCAGCTTTACTTTTCGAATTATATCCAGAATCATGAAGACTGGCAGCTGTCCGGCATCTATGCGGATGAGGGCATATCAGGCACCAGCACCCGTAAGCGCGAGCAATTCAACCGCATGATTCGTAACGCCCAGGCGGGAGGTATTGACCTTATCCTGACGAAAGAGGTGTCCAGATTTGCACGTAACACGGTGGACGCCCTGAACTATACCCGTTCGCTCACTCAGATGGGAATCGGCGTTATTTTTATTAACGACAACATTGATACCAGAGACAATGATGGTGAGCTGAGGTTGACGATTATGGCGAGCATAGCCCAAGAGGAGTCGCGCAAGACCTCCGAGCGGGTGAAGTGGGGTCAGAAACGCCGTATGGAGGCCGGAGTAGTTTTCGGAAACAACACCACCTATGGATTTACCACTGAAGACGGAAAGCTCTCGGTTAAGGAAGAGGAGGCGAAGGTAGTCCGATATATCTACTCCAAGTTTCTGAACGAGGGAAAGGGAACCCATGTGATTGCGCGGGAGCTGTATGAGGAGGGAATTTCCCCGCCCAGAACGGCGACGAGGAAGTGGTCTAGCGTGATGGTGCGGCGTATCCTGCGCAACGAAAAGTACGCAGGGGATTTACTGCAGAAGAAATTTGTGACGGTGAATTATCTGACCCATCAAAAAGTGGAAAACCGCGGCAGGGAGGAACAGGTCTTCCTGAAAGACCACCACGAAGCAATCGTAGAACGCAGTATGTGGGAAACGACGCAGGCTGAACTAGCGAGGAGAAACGCCAAGCGAGGGGAGATAACCAAGTATTCCAACCGCTATTGGTGTTCCGGGAAAATCCGCTGCAGCGCCTGCGGGAGCCGTTTTGTCCTACGCAAAAAAAGCCGTCCGAACGGGGATATATATAAGCTTTGGGGCTGCCATAGCCGGACAGAGCATGGCAACTGGAAACGCAGCGAGCAGGGAGACTACAGCGGCTGCAATATGCGCATGGTAAACGATAAAAGTCTGACGGCCTGTGTTCAGTTTGTCCTTGAACAGCTGGACTTGGACTATGACGCCATCGTTACCGAGCTGGCGGAAGACATCCGGAGCGTACAGGCTGGGCAAGGCGAGACGCCTGACCTGAAACGCCTGGAAGAGAAGTTGGAGAAGGTACGTCAGAAGATCGTGCTGGTCATGGATAACTATTTCAGCGGGATTATCAGCAAGGACGAGATGCTCCTTATGAAAGAACGCTATAACCGGGACAAGGGCGAACTGGAGGCGAAGGTGCAGGCCGGGCGGGAGGCAGAGCGCATTAAGAGTGAGCAGCAGCTTGGCTTTGAGGAAACCGTTATGACAATTCGAGCGGGACTGACCAGCTCGGAAGAAGTTTTTGCTGAGGTTGTTGAGGGGGTGGAGGTTTTCGACGATTACATAGAAATCAAAGTACAGCACTTGCCCATGACCTTCCGGCTGCGGTATTCGACCAGTGGTGCTCGCGAACATTATACCACCACAATCGATAGTTGGGAGATCGTGTGA
- a CDS encoding hypothetical protein (Evidence 5 : No homology to any previously reported sequences) — MFTSFLYVDEDADPLYSIGVLCLNVLPAPLELHQLRKLLWRNHAVVQGLPEKGALDL, encoded by the coding sequence GTGTTCACCTCTTTCCTTTACGTAGATGAGGACGCCGACCCCCTCTACAGCATCGGCGTCCTCTGTCTTAATGTACTACCTGCTCCGCTGGAGCTCCATCAGCTGCGAAAACTGCTGTGGCGTAACCACGCGGTGGTTCAAGGCCTCCCGGAGAAGGGCGCACTTGATTTGTGA
- the pflB gene encoding pyruvate formate lyase I (Evidence 2a : Function of homologous gene experimentally demonstrated in an other organism; PubMedId : 10504733, 1310545, 2651404, 3053170, 9629924; Product type e : enzyme), with product MKQEWRNFKGSHWTDDVNVRDFIQYNYTQYDGGQEFLEEPTDATHKLWAKVQELQKQEREQGGVLDMETEVVSGVIAYGPAYIDSENKDLEKVVGLQTDKPLKRAFMPYGGIKSAEDACTTYGYTPDPELHKIFTQYHKTHNQAVFDAYTPEMKTARHNKIITGLPDTYGRGRIVGDYRRVALYGIAYLVEKKKEDLANCGCGIMTDDIIRQREELADQIRALKEMQEMAAGYGFDISRPAANAREAVQWLYFGYLAAIRSQNGAAMSVGRVSTFLDIYIDRDLKEGALTEREAQELIDHLVLKLRMVKFARTVSYNQLFSGDPVWATLETAGLGLDGRHMVTKNDYRFLHTLENMGPAPEPNLTVLYASRLPESYKKYAAYISVKTSSIQYENDDVMRPIWGDDYSICCCVSATQTGKEMQFFGARANLAKCLLYAINGGVDEKTGVQVGPAYRGVTGAVLDYDDVMAKYGVMMDWLAGLYVNVLNLIQYMHDKYYYEAAEMALIDTDVRRTFATGIAGFSHVVDSLSAIKYAKVTPVRNEKGVAVDFQIEGDFPRYGNDDDRADDIAVWLLKTFLNKLKKYHTYRDSEPTTSILTITSNVVYGKNTGTLPDGRPAWTPLAPGANPSYGAEKNGLLASLNSVAKLPYEYALDGISNTQTISPGALGHTESEQSNTLFHVIDGYFDRGAHHLNVNVFGVEKLRDAMEHPEKPEYANFTIRVSGYAVKFIDLTREQQLDVIARTCHDSM from the coding sequence ATGAAGCAGGAATGGAGAAATTTTAAAGGTTCACATTGGACGGACGACGTCAATGTGAGAGATTTTATTCAGTATAATTATACTCAGTACGACGGCGGCCAGGAATTTCTGGAGGAGCCGACCGACGCGACTCATAAGCTCTGGGCGAAGGTGCAAGAGCTGCAGAAACAGGAGCGGGAACAGGGCGGCGTACTGGACATGGAGACAGAGGTAGTCTCCGGCGTCATCGCTTATGGCCCGGCCTATATCGACAGCGAGAACAAAGACCTTGAGAAAGTGGTGGGCCTACAGACCGACAAGCCTCTTAAGAGGGCGTTCATGCCCTATGGCGGAATCAAGAGCGCGGAGGACGCCTGCACCACCTATGGCTACACGCCCGATCCCGAGCTGCACAAGATTTTTACTCAGTACCATAAAACGCATAATCAGGCGGTGTTTGACGCCTATACACCTGAGATGAAGACGGCCCGTCACAATAAGATCATCACCGGCCTCCCGGACACCTATGGGCGCGGGCGCATCGTGGGCGATTACCGCCGCGTCGCTCTCTACGGCATTGCTTATCTGGTGGAAAAGAAAAAGGAAGACCTCGCCAACTGCGGCTGCGGCATCATGACGGACGACATCATCCGCCAGCGCGAGGAGCTTGCCGACCAGATCCGGGCGCTGAAAGAGATGCAGGAGATGGCGGCGGGCTACGGCTTTGATATCTCCAGGCCGGCCGCCAATGCAAGGGAGGCCGTCCAGTGGCTGTACTTCGGATATCTGGCGGCCATTCGCAGCCAGAACGGCGCCGCGATGAGCGTGGGCCGTGTGTCCACCTTCCTCGACATCTACATCGACCGCGACCTGAAGGAGGGTGCGCTGACCGAGCGGGAGGCCCAGGAGCTGATCGACCATCTGGTGTTAAAGCTGAGAATGGTGAAGTTTGCCCGTACCGTCTCGTACAATCAGCTTTTCTCCGGCGACCCCGTCTGGGCCACGCTGGAGACGGCGGGCCTTGGCCTGGACGGCCGCCACATGGTGACCAAGAACGACTACCGTTTCCTGCACACGCTCGAGAACATGGGGCCCGCGCCGGAGCCGAACCTCACGGTCCTCTATGCCTCCAGACTCCCTGAGAGCTATAAGAAATACGCGGCCTACATCTCGGTTAAAACAAGCTCGATTCAGTATGAGAACGATGATGTGATGCGCCCCATCTGGGGGGACGACTACAGCATCTGCTGCTGCGTCTCCGCCACGCAGACCGGTAAGGAAATGCAGTTTTTCGGGGCCCGGGCAAATCTAGCCAAGTGCCTGCTGTACGCGATCAACGGCGGCGTGGATGAAAAGACCGGCGTACAGGTCGGCCCGGCCTACAGGGGCGTTACCGGAGCGGTGCTTGACTACGACGACGTGATGGCAAAATACGGCGTGATGATGGACTGGCTCGCTGGACTCTATGTGAATGTTCTGAACCTGATTCAGTACATGCATGACAAGTATTACTACGAAGCGGCGGAAATGGCGCTCATCGACACCGACGTGAGGCGCACCTTCGCCACCGGCATTGCAGGTTTCTCCCACGTGGTTGACTCCCTGTCCGCCATCAAATATGCAAAGGTGACCCCCGTACGCAACGAGAAGGGCGTGGCGGTGGACTTTCAGATCGAGGGTGACTTCCCCCGTTACGGAAATGACGACGACCGCGCGGACGACATCGCCGTGTGGCTTTTGAAAACTTTCCTGAACAAGCTTAAGAAATACCACACCTATCGGGATTCCGAGCCCACCACATCGATTCTTACCATTACCTCCAATGTGGTATACGGCAAGAATACCGGCACCCTCCCTGACGGGAGGCCCGCATGGACGCCGCTGGCGCCCGGCGCGAACCCGTCTTATGGCGCGGAGAAGAACGGCCTCCTCGCCTCCCTCAACTCTGTGGCAAAACTGCCCTACGAGTATGCGCTCGACGGGATTTCCAACACACAGACCATCAGCCCCGGGGCCCTCGGGCACACTGAGAGTGAGCAGAGCAACACGCTCTTTCATGTGATCGATGGTTATTTTGACCGCGGTGCCCATCATCTCAACGTTAATGTCTTCGGCGTTGAAAAGCTCAGGGACGCGATGGAGCACCCTGAGAAACCGGAGTATGCAAACTTTACCATCCGGGTATCCGGCTACGCTGTAAAGTTCATTGACCTGACAAGAGAGCAGCAGTTGGACGTCATCGCACGAACCTGCCACGACAGCATGTAA
- the pflA gene encoding pyruvate formate lyase activating enzyme 1 (Evidence 2a : Function of homologous gene experimentally demonstrated in an other organism; Product type e : enzyme) → MIKGAVHSTESFGSVDGPGIRFLIFLKGCSMRCRYCHNPDTWSPCSSDLRTADELLDQAERYRSYWGKDGGITVSGGEPLLQIDFLLDLFQKAKARGIHTVLDTAGQPFTRAEPFFSKFQTLMEYTDLLLVDLKHIDPVEHKKLTGQPNDNILDMFRYLSEIGKPVWIRYVLVPGITDDDGSLRRAGAFIASLSNVEKIDVLPYHSMGEYKWKALGLPYSLAGVNPPTAERVEQAGRILRGEHGPSYGTAETAQFLTVVKELAGQVR, encoded by the coding sequence ATGATCAAAGGCGCAGTCCATTCCACAGAGTCCTTCGGGTCCGTTGACGGCCCGGGCATCCGATTTCTTATCTTTTTAAAGGGCTGCAGTATGCGCTGCCGCTATTGCCACAACCCCGATACCTGGAGCCCGTGCTCCAGTGATTTGCGCACCGCGGACGAGCTGCTCGACCAGGCCGAGCGGTACCGCAGCTATTGGGGCAAAGACGGCGGCATTACGGTGAGCGGCGGCGAACCTCTTTTGCAGATCGATTTTCTGCTCGACCTCTTCCAAAAGGCCAAGGCGCGCGGGATTCACACCGTGCTGGATACGGCCGGCCAGCCTTTTACGAGAGCAGAGCCGTTTTTTTCAAAATTTCAGACACTGATGGAGTATACCGACCTTCTCCTGGTGGACCTCAAGCATATCGACCCCGTGGAGCACAAAAAGCTGACCGGGCAGCCAAACGATAATATTCTGGACATGTTCCGTTATCTGTCCGAAATCGGAAAGCCAGTATGGATTCGCTATGTACTGGTTCCGGGAATCACCGACGACGACGGTTCCCTGCGGCGCGCTGGGGCGTTTATCGCATCGCTCAGCAACGTAGAGAAAATCGACGTGCTCCCTTACCACTCCATGGGAGAGTACAAATGGAAAGCCCTTGGTCTCCCCTATTCCCTTGCGGGAGTGAATCCCCCCACGGCGGAGAGAGTGGAGCAGGCTGGGCGGATTCTCCGCGGAGAGCACGGCCCCTCGTATGGGACAGCAGAAACGGCTCAATTCTTGACTGTGGTCAAGGAATTAGCGGGCCAGGTACGCTAA